A portion of the Flavobacterium limnophilum genome contains these proteins:
- the feoB gene encoding ferrous iron transport protein B — MSKQNINVALIGNPNVGKTSVFNQLTGLNQQVGNYPGITVEKKVGFCKLPNNINANVVDLPGTYSLNASSADENVVIELLLNKNDKLYPDVIVVVSEVENLKRNLLLFTQIKDLEIPTILVINMIDRMKLKGISLDIPYLESQLKTKIVLASSRKGTGIEELKNTITTYKTISTEPCLNASSIDDEYFNTLRKTFPNQSLYKLWLVITQDVNFVDLHRKSLKNTSFTKTDSELKKLQQKETIKRYQFINDTLKIGQKVDSASATDFRSKLDRVLTHKVWGYLIFFFLLFAIFQSIFEWSKIPMDFIDQSFAKLSSLADDSLPPGAFTNLIAQGIIPGIGGILIFIPQIAFLFLFISILEESGYMSRVVFLMDKIMRKFGLSGKSIVPLISGTACAIPAIMATRNIENWKERLITILVTPFTTCSARLPVYAIIIGLVIPDQYVFGVLNLQGLTLMLLYLLGFGMAILSAYVLHKILQLNCKTFFVVEMPNYKLPMFKNVGINVIEKTKAFVFGAGKIILSISIILWFLASNGPGKDFSDAKSIITSKTENSNLSAVELENKVASYKLENSYIGIMGKTIEPAISPLGYDWKIGVAIISSFAAREVFVGTLATIYSVGGSDNEATIKNKMASEVHPETGEKIFNFASGISLLLFYAFAMQCASTLAVTKKETNSWKWPLGQLIFMSGFAYIVALLAYQILK; from the coding sequence ATGAGCAAGCAAAATATCAATGTCGCTTTAATTGGAAACCCAAACGTGGGGAAAACTTCGGTTTTTAACCAACTCACCGGCTTGAATCAACAAGTGGGAAATTATCCCGGAATTACGGTCGAAAAGAAAGTTGGTTTTTGCAAATTGCCCAACAATATCAATGCCAACGTAGTCGATTTGCCGGGAACTTACAGTTTGAATGCCAGTTCTGCCGACGAAAACGTGGTTATTGAACTTTTGCTAAACAAAAACGACAAACTCTACCCGGACGTCATTGTAGTGGTTTCGGAAGTGGAAAACTTGAAACGTAATTTGTTGCTTTTCACCCAAATAAAAGACTTGGAAATTCCTACAATTCTGGTCATCAACATGATTGACAGAATGAAACTCAAGGGAATTTCATTGGACATTCCGTATTTAGAATCCCAATTGAAAACCAAAATTGTGCTCGCTAGTTCTCGAAAAGGCACTGGAATCGAAGAATTAAAAAACACGATTACCACCTATAAAACCATTTCTACCGAACCGTGTTTAAACGCTTCGTCCATTGACGACGAATACTTCAACACGCTTCGAAAAACATTTCCCAACCAGTCTTTGTACAAACTTTGGTTGGTGATTACCCAAGACGTGAATTTTGTGGATTTACACAGAAAATCACTAAAAAACACTTCGTTTACCAAAACCGATTCGGAGCTAAAAAAATTGCAACAAAAGGAAACCATCAAGCGTTACCAATTTATAAATGATACGCTGAAAATAGGCCAAAAAGTGGATTCGGCATCGGCCACGGATTTCAGGAGCAAACTGGATCGCGTGTTAACTCACAAAGTTTGGGGTTACCTGATCTTCTTTTTTTTATTGTTTGCCATCTTCCAATCTATTTTTGAATGGTCGAAAATACCGATGGATTTTATTGACCAGAGCTTTGCCAAATTAAGTTCATTGGCAGACGATAGCTTGCCGCCCGGAGCTTTTACCAATTTAATTGCCCAAGGAATCATCCCTGGAATAGGCGGAATCTTGATTTTTATTCCCCAAATTGCCTTCCTGTTTTTGTTCATTTCCATTCTCGAAGAAAGTGGTTACATGAGCCGAGTGGTCTTTTTGATGGACAAAATCATGCGTAAATTTGGCCTTTCGGGCAAGAGTATCGTACCACTTATTTCTGGTACTGCCTGCGCCATTCCTGCGATTATGGCGACACGAAATATCGAAAACTGGAAAGAACGATTAATCACTATTTTGGTCACTCCTTTCACCACTTGTTCGGCGAGATTGCCTGTTTACGCCATCATTATTGGACTGGTAATTCCGGATCAATATGTTTTTGGAGTGTTAAATTTACAAGGGTTAACACTAATGTTGTTGTATCTTTTAGGCTTTGGAATGGCCATCCTTTCGGCTTATGTACTGCACAAAATACTGCAACTGAATTGCAAAACTTTCTTTGTGGTCGAAATGCCCAATTACAAGTTGCCCATGTTCAAAAATGTGGGGATAAACGTTATCGAAAAAACCAAGGCTTTTGTCTTTGGAGCGGGAAAAATAATTCTTTCGATATCGATAATTTTATGGTTCTTGGCTTCCAATGGGCCAGGAAAAGATTTCAGTGATGCCAAATCTATTATCACCTCTAAAACAGAAAACAGCAATCTATCAGCAGTGGAATTGGAGAACAAAGTGGCTTCCTATAAATTAGAAAATTCGTATATCGGAATAATGGGGAAAACCATCGAACCAGCGATTTCTCCTTTGGGTTACGATTGGAAAATTGGCGTTGCCATCATCAGTTCGTTTGCCGCAAGAGAGGTTTTTGTGGGAACCTTGGCCACTATTTACAGCGTTGGCGGAAGCGATAATGAAGCCACCATAAAAAACAAAATGGCCTCCGAAGTCCATCCTGAAACAGGGGAAAAAATATTTAATTTTGCTTCCGGGATTTCGCTATTGTTGTTTTACGCTTTTGCGATGCAATGTGCCAGCACTTTGGCCGTTACCAAAAAAGAAACCAATAGCTGGAAATGGCCTTTGGGTCAATTGATTTTTATGAGCGGATTTGCCTATATTGTAGCATTGCTAGCTTATCAAATTTTAAAATAA
- a CDS encoding Nramp family divalent metal transporter, whose product MSKSLEEVNQSVQTQNKTSVFRKILAFFGPAYLVSVGYMDPGNWATDIAGGSQFGYALLWVLLMSNMMALLLQSLSARLGIVTQRDLAQASRETYSRPVNYVLYFLAEIAIAACDLAEVLGMAIGINLLFDIPLIEAVLITVLDTFLLLFLINKGIRKMEAFIIALVMIIGMSFIFEMIFAEPEIGKVMYGLIPSIPNEAALYIAIGIIGATVMPHNLYLHSSLVQTRKFSRNEAGIKQALKYNFIDSAIALNLAFFVNAAILILAAATFYKHGMHEVAEIQDAYRFLQPLLGTKWAPILFAVALIAAGQSSTITGTLAGQIVMEGYLNLRIQPWVRRIITRLIAIVPAVIVILIYGESVTGKLLILSQVVLSLQLGFAIIPLIHFVSDKSKMKGFHIGKVTQVAAWLIAIIIVSLNAKLVYNEISGWLETSENPIVLWLTVVPLAFGFLILLIYIVIKPFFSKARLNIENHSPHNMNLKFTETAVQDNRNIAITVDFSFADENAINYAFKMGGKEAKYTLIHVVESVGAMMYGKQIDDHETTIDEKLLHEYKLMFREKGFHVKTVLGFGEPKKVIPKLVNKGNFDILIMGTHGHTGMKDLLFGTTVDRLRHKITIPLLIVKN is encoded by the coding sequence ATGAGCAAATCTTTAGAAGAAGTAAATCAATCTGTACAGACTCAAAATAAAACCTCCGTTTTTAGAAAAATACTAGCTTTTTTTGGTCCCGCCTATTTGGTAAGCGTGGGGTATATGGATCCCGGAAACTGGGCAACGGACATTGCCGGCGGAAGCCAATTTGGTTATGCCTTGTTGTGGGTTTTGTTGATGAGCAACATGATGGCCTTGCTTTTGCAAAGTTTAAGTGCAAGATTAGGAATCGTCACCCAACGCGATTTGGCGCAAGCTTCCCGGGAAACCTATTCCAGACCTGTCAATTATGTGTTGTATTTTCTGGCCGAGATTGCCATTGCAGCTTGTGATTTGGCCGAGGTTTTGGGAATGGCCATTGGGATTAATCTATTGTTCGACATTCCTTTGATAGAAGCCGTTTTAATCACTGTTTTGGATACTTTTTTATTGCTTTTCCTGATTAATAAAGGCATTCGAAAAATGGAAGCTTTTATTATTGCCCTGGTAATGATTATTGGGATGTCATTTATCTTTGAAATGATATTCGCCGAACCCGAAATAGGGAAAGTGATGTATGGATTGATTCCTTCGATACCTAATGAAGCGGCTCTTTATATTGCAATTGGAATAATTGGGGCCACGGTAATGCCCCACAATTTATACTTGCATTCTTCCTTGGTGCAAACCCGAAAATTTAGTCGCAATGAAGCCGGAATCAAGCAAGCCTTGAAGTACAATTTTATCGATTCGGCAATAGCTTTGAACCTTGCCTTTTTTGTAAATGCCGCTATTTTAATTTTGGCCGCAGCCACATTTTACAAACACGGAATGCACGAAGTGGCCGAAATCCAGGATGCCTATCGGTTTTTGCAACCTTTGTTGGGAACCAAATGGGCGCCTATTTTATTCGCCGTGGCCTTGATTGCCGCAGGACAAAGTTCTACCATAACGGGAACCTTGGCGGGACAAATTGTAATGGAAGGTTATTTGAATTTAAGAATCCAGCCGTGGGTGCGAAGAATAATCACGCGATTGATTGCGATTGTTCCTGCCGTGATTGTCATTTTAATTTATGGCGAAAGCGTAACGGGAAAACTATTGATTTTAAGTCAAGTTGTTTTGAGTTTGCAACTCGGTTTTGCCATCATTCCGCTAATTCATTTCGTGAGTGATAAATCGAAAATGAAAGGCTTTCATATTGGCAAAGTGACTCAAGTTGCGGCCTGGTTGATTGCCATTATTATAGTTTCCCTGAATGCCAAATTGGTTTACAACGAGATTAGTGGTTGGCTTGAAACTTCGGAAAATCCAATCGTGCTTTGGTTGACCGTGGTGCCACTGGCTTTTGGCTTTTTAATTTTATTGATTTATATCGTCATAAAACCGTTCTTTTCCAAGGCAAGATTGAATATAGAAAACCATTCGCCGCATAACATGAATTTGAAATTTACGGAAACCGCTGTTCAAGACAACAGGAACATTGCCATTACCGTTGATTTTTCGTTTGCCGATGAAAATGCAATTAATTATGCCTTCAAAATGGGTGGCAAAGAGGCAAAATATACCTTAATTCACGTGGTGGAGTCGGTTGGAGCCATGATGTATGGCAAGCAAATTGACGACCACGAAACCACGATTGACGAAAAATTATTGCACGAATACAAATTGATGTTCAGGGAAAAAGGGTTCCATGTCAAAACGGTGCTGGGTTTTGGCGAGCCCAAAAAAGTCATTCCAAAATTAGTAAACAAAGGCAATTTTGACATTCTGATTATGGGAACGCACGGTCATACCGGTATGAAGGATTTGCTTTTTGGCACTACCGTTGACCGATTAAGACACAAAATAACGATACCACTTTTGATCGTTAAAAACTGA
- a CDS encoding thioredoxin family protein encodes MKKWLYITIVFIWAIPSGFAQLKTYSFEEAEKLSKENPKPFVVFIHTSWCKYCKMMENSTFKNPEIIQLSNTDFYFISLDAETKTTIHFNNHAFRFKPNGQNTGIHELATVLATIDSQVVYPTVTILQTDFSIVFQKGSFFNAKELLLILKKNKMIVFSKSFIKL; translated from the coding sequence ATGAAAAAATGGCTATACATAACAATTGTTTTCATCTGGGCGATTCCATCCGGTTTTGCCCAATTGAAAACGTATTCTTTTGAAGAAGCCGAGAAACTATCCAAAGAAAATCCAAAACCTTTTGTAGTTTTCATCCACACTTCCTGGTGCAAGTATTGCAAAATGATGGAGAATTCGACTTTCAAAAATCCTGAAATCATCCAGCTTTCAAACACTGATTTTTACTTTATTTCCTTGGATGCCGAGACCAAAACAACCATTCATTTCAACAATCATGCGTTCCGATTTAAACCAAATGGCCAGAACACGGGAATTCACGAACTCGCCACGGTATTGGCTACCATCGATTCGCAAGTGGTTTATCCAACGGTTACCATTTTGCAAACTGATTTTTCGATTGTATTTCAAAAAGGTTCTTTTTTTAATGCTAAAGAGTTGCTTCTTATTCTCAAAAAAAATAAAATGATTGTATTTTCGAAAAGCTTTATCAAACTATAA
- a CDS encoding TonB-dependent receptor plug domain-containing protein → MKYLFSVLLIGNILFSQSTISNLEKDSIAKKDSQNQLNEVVVSGTLKPVKRLESTVPVEVYSPIFFKKNPTASIYEALQNVNGVRPQLNCGICNTGDIHINGLEGPYTSVMIDGMPIVSSLSTVYGLSGIPNSLVERIEIVKGPASSLYGSEAVGGLINIITKNPSNAPLFSADVFSTSWLETNADLGVKFNIKKTTSLLGLNYYNYNQTIDNDHDGFTDVTAQNRISVFNKWNFSREQNRLFTFAVRGMYEDRWGGDVRWEKKYRGGDEIYGESIYTKRGELLGSYQLPTTEKLMLSFSGTMHFQDSRYGTTSYIANQKIGFLQLTWDKKLGKNDLLAGLASRYTFYDDNTAATTTLNENNPEKTWLPGFFVQDEITFNEKHKVLFGLRYDYNSIHGNILTPRLAYKWKMNDNNILRFNAGTGFRIVNLFTEDHAALTGSREVVIANNLDPEKSFNANLNYIKKIYFSSGIFLGIETTAFYTRFSNKIVSDYETDPNKIIYENIDGYALSQGISCNMDINFTNGLKFILGATYMDVSNVENGVKETPLLTENFTGTWAVSYKINPIDLAIDYTGNVYSPMKLPLLSESDPRNPNSPWYSLQNIQFTYTGWKNFELYLGIKNLLNFTPKRNNPFLISRTEDPFDKNVQYDSNGKVLVTPDNPYGLTFDTTYVYGSNQGIRGFFGLRYNLY, encoded by the coding sequence ATGAAATATTTATTTTCAGTATTGTTAATCGGCAACATTTTGTTTTCGCAAAGTACAATTTCAAACCTAGAAAAAGATTCGATTGCAAAAAAAGACAGTCAAAACCAACTCAACGAAGTAGTGGTTTCGGGAACTCTAAAACCCGTGAAACGACTGGAAAGTACTGTTCCCGTTGAAGTGTATTCACCCATATTCTTCAAGAAAAATCCAACGGCCAGTATTTATGAAGCTTTGCAAAATGTAAATGGAGTGAGACCGCAATTGAACTGTGGAATTTGCAACACGGGCGACATTCACATCAACGGATTAGAAGGCCCTTATACATCGGTTATGATTGACGGAATGCCTATAGTGAGTAGTTTATCTACCGTGTATGGGTTGTCGGGCATTCCAAATTCGTTGGTAGAACGCATCGAAATCGTGAAAGGACCTGCTTCTTCTTTATACGGAAGTGAAGCCGTGGGAGGCTTAATCAACATTATTACCAAAAATCCAAGCAACGCTCCCCTGTTTTCTGCCGATGTGTTTTCCACTTCTTGGCTGGAAACCAATGCTGATTTGGGCGTGAAATTCAATATCAAAAAAACAACTTCCTTATTGGGATTAAATTATTACAATTACAACCAAACCATAGACAATGACCATGATGGATTCACGGATGTAACTGCTCAGAATAGAATCTCCGTTTTTAATAAATGGAATTTCTCTCGAGAACAAAACCGGTTATTCACGTTTGCCGTTCGAGGAATGTATGAAGATCGTTGGGGCGGCGATGTGCGTTGGGAGAAAAAATATCGTGGTGGCGATGAAATTTACGGCGAAAGTATTTACACCAAACGGGGCGAACTTTTGGGAAGTTACCAGTTGCCGACAACCGAAAAACTAATGTTGTCTTTTTCGGGAACGATGCATTTTCAGGACAGTCGTTATGGAACCACTTCTTACATTGCCAATCAAAAAATTGGTTTTCTTCAGCTAACTTGGGATAAAAAACTAGGCAAAAACGATTTGCTAGCTGGTCTTGCTTCTCGTTACACGTTTTATGACGACAACACAGCAGCTACGACAACTTTAAACGAAAATAATCCCGAAAAAACTTGGCTTCCTGGGTTTTTTGTTCAGGACGAAATTACTTTTAATGAAAAACACAAAGTGTTATTTGGCTTGCGATACGATTACAATTCCATTCACGGAAATATTTTAACTCCAAGATTGGCTTATAAATGGAAAATGAATGACAATAATATTTTGCGTTTTAATGCTGGAACTGGTTTTAGAATAGTGAATTTATTTACCGAAGACCACGCCGCTTTGACAGGTTCGCGTGAAGTGGTTATTGCCAATAATTTAGACCCCGAAAAATCCTTCAATGCCAATTTAAATTATATCAAGAAAATATACTTTTCGAGTGGTATTTTTTTGGGAATTGAAACCACTGCGTTTTACACCCGATTCAGCAACAAAATAGTCTCTGATTATGAAACAGACCCTAACAAAATCATTTACGAGAACATTGATGGTTATGCCTTGAGTCAAGGAATTAGCTGTAATATGGACATCAATTTTACCAATGGTTTAAAATTCATTTTGGGGGCGACTTACATGGATGTTTCCAATGTGGAAAACGGCGTTAAAGAAACACCTCTTTTGACCGAGAATTTCACGGGAACTTGGGCGGTTTCGTACAAAATAAACCCCATTGATTTAGCCATTGATTACACCGGAAATGTGTATAGCCCAATGAAATTGCCTTTGTTGAGCGAATCCGACCCAAGAAATCCGAATTCGCCTTGGTACAGTTTGCAAAACATTCAATTTACTTATACCGGTTGGAAAAACTTCGAATTGTATTTAGGAATAAAAAACCTGCTCAACTTTACTCCCAAACGAAATAATCCATTCCTGATTTCAAGAACGGAAGACCCTTTTGACAAAAATGTACAATACGATTCGAATGGAAAAGTATTGGTTACACCAGATAATCCGTATGGTTTAACATTTGACACCACTTATGTTTATGGCTCCAATCAAGGAATCAGGGGTTTCTTTGGGTTACGTTATAATTTATATTAG
- a CDS encoding FeoB-associated Cys-rich membrane protein, with the protein MLQEILAYLTLGIAVAFLFKKFFIKKKKKNSDKNCGDDCNCH; encoded by the coding sequence ATGCTACAAGAAATTTTGGCTTATTTAACTTTGGGAATTGCCGTTGCCTTTTTGTTCAAAAAATTCTTCATTAAAAAGAAGAAAAAAAATTCAGATAAAAACTGCGGCGACGATTGCAATTGTCACTAA
- a CDS encoding BrxA/BrxB family bacilliredoxin has translation MYPEEMVKPMQAELTSVGFQDLHSAEAVDAAINAEGTTLVVVNSVCGCAARNARPGAAMSLEGAKKPDHLITVFAGVDKEAVASAREHMFPFPPSSPSIALFKNGELVHMLERHHIEGRPAELIADNLKDAFNEYC, from the coding sequence ATGTATCCAGAAGAAATGGTAAAACCAATGCAGGCTGAATTGACATCGGTTGGTTTTCAAGATTTACATAGTGCAGAAGCGGTTGATGCGGCAATAAATGCAGAAGGCACAACATTAGTGGTTGTGAATTCTGTTTGCGGTTGTGCTGCCAGAAACGCACGTCCGGGAGCAGCAATGAGTTTGGAAGGTGCTAAAAAACCAGATCATTTAATCACGGTTTTTGCAGGAGTTGACAAAGAAGCCGTAGCTTCGGCAAGAGAACACATGTTCCCTTTCCCTCCGTCTTCGCCAAGCATTGCCTTGTTCAAAAACGGAGAATTAGTTCATATGTTGGAACGTCACCACATCGAAGGTCGTCCAGCTGAATTGATTGCCGACAACTTGAAAGACGCTTTCAACGAATATTGTTAA
- a CDS encoding metal-dependent transcriptional regulator has protein sequence MTFSEENYLKTIYHLTTISESEVSTNAIAEMMETKASSVTDMLKKLAEKDLVNYKKYQGVSLTDKGKLTAKMIVRKHRLWEVFLVDKLDFSWDEVHDIAEQLEHIKSEKLINKLDDFLGNPTEDPHGDPIPDANGQIINTEKQLLSELLENQNGICVGVKDTSSEFLKYLDKQEIALGSKIEIIGKESFDLSLKIKLNTRELAISNKIASNIFVKVV, from the coding sequence ATGACTTTTTCCGAAGAAAATTATCTAAAAACCATATACCATCTTACCACCATTTCAGAATCGGAAGTAAGCACGAATGCCATTGCCGAAATGATGGAGACCAAAGCCTCCTCGGTAACGGACATGCTCAAGAAATTGGCCGAAAAAGATTTGGTGAACTACAAAAAATACCAAGGAGTTTCCTTGACGGATAAAGGCAAATTGACCGCCAAAATGATAGTGAGAAAACACCGTTTGTGGGAAGTTTTCTTGGTGGACAAATTGGATTTTTCTTGGGATGAGGTTCACGATATTGCCGAACAATTGGAACACATCAAATCAGAGAAACTAATCAATAAATTGGATGATTTTCTAGGTAATCCTACCGAAGATCCTCACGGAGACCCGATTCCGGATGCCAATGGACAAATAATTAACACCGAAAAACAATTGCTTTCCGAACTTTTGGAAAACCAAAACGGAATTTGTGTGGGCGTGAAAGATACCTCATCAGAATTCTTGAAATATTTGGACAAACAAGAAATTGCATTGGGATCGAAAATAGAAATTATTGGAAAAGAAAGTTTCGATTTGTCCCTAAAAATTAAATTAAATACCAGAGAACTAGCCATTTCTAATAAAATTGCCAGCAATATTTTCGTGAAAGTGGTTTAG
- a CDS encoding SCO family protein, whose product MKSFLHKYRKFIGIWLVFSIIVISLFYTALKPKKTLPIYNPSDVNPELVDTTVQYIANKHHIADFSFTNQNGKTITQKDYEGTIYVADFFFTTCKSICPKMTTNLVDVQKAFLNNPKVKLLSFSVMPDIDSVSVLKDYADLNGVVDSKWNLVTGDKKAIYTMARKSYLAVKQGKPEEQYDMVHTENFVLVDSKKRVRGFYDGTNLDGPTEPGIKNVKQLIEDINWLLEEEKNQ is encoded by the coding sequence ATGAAATCCTTTCTCCATAAATATCGAAAATTCATTGGCATCTGGTTGGTGTTTTCCATCATCGTGATTTCCTTGTTTTATACCGCATTGAAACCCAAAAAAACGCTCCCCATTTACAACCCATCCGATGTAAACCCGGAATTGGTGGACACGACCGTACAATATATTGCCAACAAACACCACATTGCCGATTTTTCGTTTACCAACCAAAACGGCAAAACGATTACCCAAAAAGATTATGAAGGCACCATTTATGTCGCCGATTTTTTCTTCACTACCTGCAAATCCATTTGCCCAAAGATGACCACAAATTTGGTCGATGTGCAAAAAGCTTTTTTGAATAATCCAAAAGTAAAACTGCTTTCCTTTTCCGTTATGCCTGACATTGACAGTGTTTCGGTTTTGAAGGATTATGCCGATCTAAACGGAGTGGTGGACAGTAAATGGAACTTGGTTACGGGCGACAAAAAAGCGATTTACACGATGGCCAGAAAATCCTACTTGGCCGTAAAACAAGGAAAACCCGAAGAACAATACGACATGGTTCACACGGAAAATTTTGTTTTGGTGGACTCCAAGAAACGGGTTCGCGGCTTTTATGACGGCACCAATCTTGATGGGCCAACCGAACCTGGAATTAAAAATGTAAAACAATTAATAGAAGATATTAATTGGCTTTTGGAAGAGGAGAAAAATCAGTAA
- a CDS encoding FeoA family protein, whose amino-acid sequence MRTTIANLKKGEKAIIKDFDADIIPLKLLEMGCLPGNMVELLQIAPFGDPLYLDINGSHLAIRIETAREIEIDIIKK is encoded by the coding sequence TTGCGAACTACGATAGCCAACCTAAAAAAAGGAGAGAAAGCCATCATCAAGGATTTTGATGCCGACATTATTCCGTTAAAACTACTGGAAATGGGCTGCTTGCCCGGAAATATGGTCGAATTACTTCAAATTGCGCCCTTTGGCGATCCTTTATATTTGGATATAAATGGTTCACATCTTGCCATTCGTATCGAAACTGCTCGCGAAATTGAGATTGATATTATCAAAAAATAA
- a CDS encoding PAS domain-containing protein: MKLSLEKKILFGFVINLLVVIASGWIFITRLDKQRDKTLDAKLDWIELSLFGLSIILLIIVYFIIRAQLRAKNISQNLLSENKQLLQSIIDNTSNPIFIKEINGEYLLINKQYESLFHISNTEIVGKTDHDFLPKEAADAYRNSDLEVVKALRELKTEETIEQPDGSHTYIAVKFPLYDADGRVYAIGGISTDITERKKLEESLKAADKFFNMSLDMMIIASDKFIKINPSVTKTLGYSEEELLSKPFLDFVYPDDIEITLNEVKKLQSGALTINFENRYICKDGSLKWILWSTSPDVSTGLLYAVAKDITRQKENEESLKMAEMFFNMSFDILAVAKGEHFIKINPALTKTLGYNQSDMDRIKFMDLIHPDDLKTATEVLAKHLEGNPIVNFRTRFLCKDGSYKWLDWNSNIDIKESVFYSVGRDVTKIVQLEMEREIATNELYQDEEKLRLIVENIGEGIIVANANKKIILANDMANELFGIKEDDKISSNFVNHFEVYFPDQKTVFPSQSLPMERAFNGESTDDIDVVLWDSSKQEKKRVLISGRPLVDQNDTVVAAVVTIKDISKYKQLEEELKESELKYRQLIGFKAGGEKKV; this comes from the coding sequence ATGAAACTTTCTCTTGAAAAGAAAATACTTTTTGGATTCGTCATCAATTTATTGGTTGTCATCGCTTCGGGATGGATTTTTATCACGCGTTTGGACAAACAAAGGGATAAAACCCTGGATGCAAAGTTGGATTGGATTGAACTTTCCTTGTTTGGACTTTCCATCATTTTGTTAATCATCGTTTATTTTATTATTCGGGCCCAATTGCGTGCCAAGAACATTTCGCAAAACCTGCTTTCCGAAAACAAGCAGCTGCTTCAGTCCATTATTGACAACACCTCCAATCCTATTTTTATCAAAGAAATAAATGGAGAATATTTATTGATTAATAAACAATACGAGTCATTATTCCACATTTCCAATACAGAAATTGTTGGCAAAACTGACCATGATTTCTTGCCAAAAGAAGCTGCGGACGCCTATCGAAATTCTGATCTTGAAGTGGTAAAAGCATTGCGGGAACTAAAAACCGAAGAGACAATCGAGCAGCCGGACGGTTCGCATACTTATATTGCGGTTAAATTTCCTTTGTATGATGCGGATGGAAGAGTTTACGCCATTGGAGGGATTTCAACAGATATTACGGAGAGAAAAAAACTGGAAGAATCATTGAAGGCAGCCGATAAATTTTTTAATATGTCCCTTGACATGATGATTATTGCCTCGGATAAGTTTATTAAAATTAATCCATCGGTCACTAAAACACTGGGATATTCAGAAGAAGAATTATTGAGTAAACCCTTTCTGGACTTTGTGTATCCAGACGACATTGAAATCACCCTGAACGAAGTTAAAAAGCTTCAATCAGGAGCCTTGACCATTAATTTCGAAAACAGGTATATCTGCAAAGACGGTTCGTTGAAATGGATTTTATGGTCTACTTCTCCAGATGTTTCAACTGGACTATTGTATGCCGTTGCAAAAGACATTACAAGGCAAAAAGAAAATGAGGAATCATTAAAAATGGCAGAGATGTTCTTCAATATGTCATTTGACATTCTTGCGGTTGCAAAAGGGGAACATTTCATCAAAATTAATCCGGCTCTGACAAAAACACTTGGTTACAACCAGAGCGATATGGACAGGATAAAATTTATGGATTTAATACATCCCGATGATTTGAAAACCGCAACCGAAGTGTTGGCAAAACATTTGGAGGGCAATCCAATTGTGAATTTCAGGACGCGTTTTCTATGCAAAGATGGATCCTATAAATGGCTCGATTGGAACAGCAATATTGACATAAAAGAAAGTGTTTTCTATTCCGTTGGCCGTGATGTTACCAAAATTGTTCAATTAGAAATGGAGAGAGAAATTGCGACTAATGAACTTTATCAGGACGAAGAAAAATTAAGATTAATAGTCGAGAATATTGGAGAGGGAATTATTGTGGCCAATGCCAATAAAAAAATAATTTTGGCCAATGACATGGCCAATGAGCTTTTTGGAATCAAGGAAGACGATAAAATATCCTCCAACTTTGTCAATCATTTTGAAGTCTACTTTCCAGATCAAAAGACAGTTTTTCCTTCTCAAAGTTTACCTATGGAACGCGCTTTTAACGGCGAGTCTACAGATGATATTGATGTGGTGCTTTGGGATTCCAGCAAACAAGAAAAAAAACGGGTTCTCATTAGCGGAAGACCATTGGTGGACCAGAACGATACTGTTGTTGCCGCAGTTGTCACCATAAAAGACATCAGCAAATACAAACAACTAGAAGAAGAATTAAAAGAATCCGAATTAAAGTACAGACAATTGATAGGTTTTAAAGCGGGTGGCGAAAAGAAAGTTTGA